The proteins below are encoded in one region of Sulfitobacter sp. SK012:
- the phaR gene encoding polyhydroxyalkanoate synthesis repressor PhaR, whose amino-acid sequence MADSGKPLLIKRYASRRLYNTETSDYVTLEDIAGFIRDGREVQIIDLKSGDDLTRQYLLQIIAEHESRGESVLPVDVLNDLVRSYMTGGVSVVPEFLKTSFDMLRDGQTRAMDNISSLNPMAKMPGFEVMQAQQKALMKAMTGGIGGSGWAGGTTPQPGNDAPPEPEKGEDLDAIKKQLAELQEKLSKLK is encoded by the coding sequence TCTCTACAACACTGAGACCAGTGATTATGTCACGCTCGAAGACATCGCAGGGTTCATTCGCGACGGTCGTGAGGTGCAGATCATTGATCTGAAATCTGGCGACGATCTGACACGACAATATTTGCTACAGATCATTGCAGAGCACGAAAGCCGTGGCGAAAGCGTGTTGCCTGTTGATGTGCTCAACGATCTGGTGCGCAGCTACATGACAGGTGGCGTTAGCGTAGTGCCCGAGTTCCTCAAGACGTCTTTTGATATGCTGCGGGATGGCCAAACGCGCGCGATGGATAACATCAGCTCTCTGAACCCGATGGCCAAAATGCCCGGTTTTGAAGTGATGCAAGCGCAGCAAAAAGCGCTGATGAAAGCCATGACGGGCGGTATCGGTGGATCCGGCTGGGCAGGCGGGACAACACCCCAGCCCGGCAACGACGCGCCTCCAGAGCCTGAAAAGGGCGAAGATCTGGACGCGATCAAAAAGCAGCTCGCGGAATTGCAGGAAAAACTGTCAAAGTTGAAATAA